A genomic segment from Bosea sp. OAE506 encodes:
- a CDS encoding 4a-hydroxytetrahydrobiopterin dehydratase, with translation MPKRLGPDALQEALTTLTGWKLVEGREAMTKRYVFRDFSEAFGWMTRVALLAEAMGHHPEWFNVYRTVEVTLATHDAGGLTELDVRLAHAMDALRP, from the coding sequence ATGCCCAAGCGACTCGGCCCCGATGCCCTGCAGGAGGCGCTGACGACGCTGACCGGGTGGAAACTCGTCGAGGGGCGCGAAGCCATGACCAAGCGCTATGTCTTCCGCGATTTCAGCGAGGCCTTCGGGTGGATGACACGGGTCGCGCTGCTGGCCGAGGCGATGGGTCACCATCCCGAGTGGTTCAACGTCTACCGCACCGTGGAGGTGACGCTGGCAACGCATGATGCGGGCGGGCTGACGGAACTCGACGTCCGCCTCGCCCATGCCATGGATGCGCTGCGCCCGTAG